In Mycobacterium gallinarum, a single window of DNA contains:
- a CDS encoding wax ester/triacylglycerol synthase domain-containing protein, which translates to MTEFMRSSDAFTWAMESDPRLRSTVVTVIMLDRSPDWNEVRDRFDVISRMVPMVRQRVVPSPPPAPPRWEHAPDFDLDFHMRRVTAPSPGTIDTVLEMARVAAMEDFDRARPLWEATLIDGLENGGAAMLLKFHHALTDGVGGIQIGMILFDLSEVPDKHGSVAALPEEPPPPWLRSYRDTARYGAGLVTEAVTGALRTAPKLIANGILNPVETVSSAAELAASVYRTMRPVSRTGSSLMNNRSLVRRLGVLEVPFGQLRAAAHQGGGALNDAFVAGVAGGLRLYHEKHGVTVGDLHLTMPMSLREEGDDMGGNRITIMRFDVPVGTADPEERIRQIHDRTGKVRHEKSLPYTQWIAGALNMMPRWYIGSILRNVDFLCSDVPGIPVPVFLGGAKVLTQYAFGPTIGSAVNVTLLTYVDVCTLGIDVDTGAIPDHDVFMDSLVAGFDEVLALGLGHV; encoded by the coding sequence ATGACCGAATTCATGCGAAGCAGTGATGCTTTCACCTGGGCGATGGAAAGCGATCCTCGGTTGCGATCCACGGTGGTCACGGTGATCATGCTCGACCGATCGCCGGATTGGAACGAAGTGCGCGATCGCTTCGACGTCATTTCGCGCATGGTGCCGATGGTGCGCCAGCGTGTCGTTCCATCGCCGCCGCCCGCACCGCCGAGGTGGGAGCACGCCCCAGACTTCGACCTCGACTTCCACATGCGCCGAGTGACGGCACCCTCGCCCGGCACCATCGACACGGTGCTGGAGATGGCGCGGGTCGCGGCCATGGAGGACTTCGACCGGGCCCGCCCCCTGTGGGAGGCCACGTTGATCGATGGACTCGAAAACGGCGGCGCGGCAATGCTGCTCAAGTTCCACCATGCGCTGACCGACGGAGTCGGAGGCATCCAGATCGGAATGATCCTCTTCGATCTGTCCGAGGTTCCCGATAAACACGGTTCGGTCGCGGCACTGCCCGAGGAGCCGCCGCCGCCGTGGCTACGCAGCTACCGTGACACCGCTCGATACGGCGCCGGCTTGGTGACGGAGGCGGTGACGGGCGCTCTGAGGACGGCTCCGAAGCTGATTGCCAACGGCATTCTGAACCCGGTGGAAACCGTTTCGTCGGCAGCCGAGTTGGCCGCCTCGGTCTACCGCACCATGCGCCCGGTCAGCCGGACCGGCTCGTCGCTGATGAACAACCGCAGCCTTGTCCGCAGGCTCGGCGTGCTCGAAGTCCCGTTCGGACAGCTCAGGGCCGCCGCGCACCAGGGCGGCGGTGCGTTGAACGACGCGTTCGTCGCCGGCGTCGCCGGGGGACTGCGCCTCTACCACGAAAAGCACGGCGTCACGGTCGGCGACCTTCACCTGACGATGCCCATGAGTCTGCGCGAAGAGGGCGACGACATGGGCGGCAACCGAATCACCATCATGCGGTTCGACGTGCCGGTCGGCACCGCCGATCCCGAGGAGCGAATCCGCCAGATCCACGACAGAACCGGAAAGGTGCGTCACGAGAAGTCGCTGCCGTACACGCAGTGGATCGCCGGCGCTCTGAACATGATGCCGCGCTGGTACATCGGCTCGATCCTGCGCAATGTCGACTTCCTGTGCAGCGACGTGCCGGGGATACCGGTGCCCGTGTTCCTTGGTGGCGCCAAGGTGTTGACGCAGTACGCATTCGGCCCGACGATCGGCTCGGCGGTCAATGTCACGTTGTTGACATACGTGGACGTGTGCACTCTCGGCATCGACGTGGACACCGGCGCGATTCCCGACCACGACGTATTCATGGATAGCCTCGTCGCCGGTTTCGACGAGGTGTTGGCGCTTGGCTTGGGCCATGTCTAG
- a CDS encoding lysophospholipid acyltransferase family protein: MADEPSVVAKWDRGLTRRVVDLHRPIVKSYFRSQVLGLENIPRGPALMVANHSGGLITVDLSVLAVDYYKTFGYERPLYALAHDNMFRGPVAGFLERTGVIRATPEHAAEALATGGLVLVFPGGDYDVYRPTRRENVIDFGGRTGYVTTAIEAGVPIVPAVSIGGQENQFYLTRGRWLARALRLTTFERNLFRTNILPITIGFPFGVSVVLPINMPLPTKIVTQVLPAIDVAAEFGDQPDVHRVDAHVRAVMQHALVALARKRRLPIIG; the protein is encoded by the coding sequence ATGGCCGACGAACCTTCGGTAGTGGCGAAGTGGGACCGGGGTCTCACCCGACGCGTCGTTGACCTGCACCGCCCGATCGTGAAGAGCTACTTCCGTTCTCAGGTACTCGGATTGGAAAACATTCCGCGTGGGCCGGCGCTGATGGTGGCGAATCACTCGGGTGGGCTCATCACAGTCGACCTGTCGGTACTGGCCGTCGACTACTACAAGACCTTCGGATACGAGCGGCCGCTCTACGCGCTGGCCCACGACAACATGTTTCGCGGACCGGTGGCCGGGTTTCTCGAGCGCACCGGTGTCATCCGAGCCACCCCCGAGCACGCCGCCGAGGCGCTGGCGACCGGTGGCCTGGTGCTCGTCTTCCCTGGTGGGGACTACGACGTCTACCGGCCCACCCGGCGGGAGAACGTCATCGATTTCGGCGGGCGTACCGGGTACGTGACGACGGCGATCGAGGCCGGCGTCCCCATCGTTCCCGCGGTATCGATCGGCGGCCAGGAGAACCAGTTCTACCTGACCAGAGGACGGTGGTTGGCACGTGCGCTGCGGCTGACGACGTTCGAGCGCAATCTCTTTCGGACCAACATCCTTCCGATAACCATCGGATTCCCGTTCGGCGTCAGCGTGGTGTTGCCGATCAACATGCCGCTGCCGACAAAGATCGTCACGCAAGTGTTGCCGGCGATCGACGTCGCCGCGGAGTTCGGGGACCAACCCGATGTGCACAGGGTCGACGCCCACGTGCGCGCGGTGATGCAGCACGCCCTGGTCGCATTGGCGCGCAAGCGTCGGCTGCCCATCATCGGGTGA
- a CDS encoding pyridoxamine 5'-phosphate oxidase family protein, which yields MTTPTQPISILSETECWSLMSSVSLGRLVTSVDGQPDIFPVNFAVQHKTVLFRTAEGTKLVSSAINNNVLFEVDDHNAVEGWSVIVKGIARSMRTDAEIDEAERAQLLPWTATVKQHYVRIRPLSISGRRFTFGSEPDREFTIA from the coding sequence ATGACCACACCGACTCAACCGATCTCCATCCTGTCGGAGACGGAATGCTGGAGCCTCATGTCTAGTGTCTCCCTGGGACGGCTTGTCACGAGCGTCGACGGTCAGCCGGACATCTTTCCCGTCAACTTCGCCGTCCAGCACAAGACGGTGTTGTTTCGCACAGCTGAGGGCACCAAATTGGTCAGCTCGGCCATCAACAACAACGTGCTGTTCGAAGTCGACGACCACAACGCCGTCGAGGGCTGGAGCGTCATCGTCAAGGGGATAGCACGGTCAATGCGTACCGATGCCGAGATCGACGAGGCCGAACGGGCACAGCTGCTCCCGTGGACCGCCACGGTCAAGCAGCACTACGTGCGCATCCGCCCGCTGAGCATCAGCGGCCGGCGCTTCACCTTCGGCTCTGAGCCGGACCGCGAGTTCACCATCGCTTGA
- a CDS encoding SRPBCC family protein — MIKNGLRLAGTLAFLYAARRYYRNWGTTKEECQMFLDGDDLIAGPGVRSTEAVWIDGPPDAIWPWLVQMGQDRGGLYTFEKLENFAGLRYVNADRIHPEWQHLAPGDTIRLVPKGWMGLREGFVLEVVEVADQQSIVLRASAGRGTDREWNVVWSFHVIPHWDDRCRLLIRIRSPLRRPGQALVTELAGPVTAFVTRGILLGIKRRVQQQVQAETAAAKASDDLHRIV; from the coding sequence ATGATCAAAAACGGACTGCGGCTCGCCGGAACACTGGCGTTCCTGTACGCAGCGCGGCGGTACTACCGCAACTGGGGCACCACGAAGGAAGAGTGCCAGATGTTCCTCGACGGCGATGACCTCATCGCCGGACCCGGTGTGCGGAGCACCGAAGCGGTGTGGATTGACGGTCCGCCCGATGCGATCTGGCCGTGGCTGGTTCAGATGGGCCAAGATCGCGGCGGGCTCTACACCTTCGAGAAGTTGGAGAACTTCGCCGGGTTGCGGTACGTCAACGCAGACCGCATTCATCCCGAATGGCAACACCTCGCGCCGGGTGACACGATCAGGCTTGTTCCCAAGGGCTGGATGGGGTTACGCGAAGGGTTCGTGCTCGAGGTGGTGGAGGTCGCCGATCAGCAATCCATCGTGTTGCGAGCTTCTGCGGGCCGAGGAACTGACCGCGAATGGAACGTGGTGTGGTCGTTCCATGTCATTCCGCATTGGGATGATCGCTGCCGGCTTCTCATTCGCATCCGATCACCGTTGCGTCGTCCCGGCCAGGCGTTGGTCACCGAGCTCGCTGGGCCGGTAACGGCTTTTGTGACGCGGGGGATCTTGCTCGGCATCAAACGCAGGGTGCAACAACAGGTCCAGGCTGAAACCGCGGCTGCCAAAGCGAGCGACGACCTACACCGGATCGTCTAG
- a CDS encoding DUF1876 domain-containing protein → MTGERSDVVEKNWTVDVSIDEHMGLTRAKARLRWREKEEVGIGTARLNPDDRDIAEIGDELAVGRALSDLGRRLMAVAAHDIESVTHQPANLLY, encoded by the coding sequence ATGACTGGCGAACGATCGGATGTCGTGGAGAAGAACTGGACTGTCGACGTGTCGATCGACGAGCACATGGGACTCACCAGAGCCAAGGCGCGGCTGCGCTGGCGCGAAAAAGAAGAAGTCGGTATCGGTACCGCGAGGCTCAATCCCGATGACCGGGATATCGCCGAGATCGGTGACGAACTCGCCGTCGGACGTGCCTTGTCGGATCTGGGGAGGCGGTTGATGGCGGTGGCTGCACACGACATCGAGTCCGTTACCCATCAACCGGCGAATTTGCTGTACTGA